CCACCCAGTGAACGGCTATGGTCACGCTATCGGTAAGGCTTGGGTGAAATACTTGAAGCTAGAGGTGAAACTGAAGAGTCATTTGTAGAAGATTTTTATGATGAGTTGAGTTCTTTCAGTAGTGACGCTGACGAACTGTTGGGGCTCTTAATCCCCGAAACCCACTGAGTTAGTCCGTTCTTCTATTGGGGGACGCTTATTTTTTCGTCCTGTCGGTATCTTTGAG
This DNA window, taken from Vibrio nitrifigilis, encodes the following:
- a CDS encoding site-specific integrase — protein: MHNDLIELGFIRYHQTLSTSSSLFPKLQPHPVNGYGHAIGKAWVKYLKLEVKLKSHL